GTTCTGGAGCTTGCAGTTACTGCCGTTTTTGGGTGATGAACCTGGTTGTGTCCTTGCTGCTGATTGATTGTAGTGAGAGACGTTGTAGCCACTACTTTTCATCTTGGTAAGCTCATGGGTAAGATCGCTTTAATTCTTCTTTGTGCCATTTTATTTACGCAGCTAGTTCTGATCCGTCTAATTTACCAGAGTCACTATTGTCATATCTCGGCGCTGCCGCCCTTGTTTGGAACTACTGAATGTTGTTGTCTCTTGTAGCACTATTCTTCCCATTTTAATTTCAACTCCTTTAATTCTGAAATTTATAATGTTTCTGCCTTTATCCTACTGCTATTTGGTTTCCTTGTGCCACCCTTACTCTAATTACAGAAATATATTTCTATTCTAGTCGCTGTCGATTTATCTATTGCAAAGTCATAATTGATAATGGAGCTGCTAAGATCGCTGCTGCTGCTATGAATTGGGGATAAAGGGGATTATTGAGTTAAATTCTGCGATTGAGACATCGAGGTAGGGGCGTTTTCATtaaacttatttttattcttaagagttgttataaattgatatttaAGCAAATGATTATTTTTAGTGATTATAGAGTTTTATGAATTGAACTGAATTGCCTTGAATGAATGTGATTGCTTATTTGACTATGGCTATTTCTGAAAATTGAGTTGGTATTGAGATAGTGAGTGGAAGATtaattaaacattgtttctttgaaaaggttttgaacgattacctattggtttttaaaagattcataaggcaatgataatcactgagcttggaAACAGATTTCTTATtagatatcttcttatgacaactttgaaactccgtggtgagaccgtgtggttaggttctcacccccctacagctttaccttttcaggaaccggatgaagaagcgttaagaagagttatactgcgtttggtttatatgttgtgttaattagattattttccctcgtctttgttattataagtttgtaagagggatagaagTTGTATGTTCTATATGTTTAttatattatgagatattatGGAAAGAGTCTTGTATATGAACCTATGcttgcttgtatttttcttaagataaggtatttATTTTTCCGATTTTCAAAggaatcagcgatacagtgtcgagtcacaggctcttattttaatatttagtatgtaaagtagtcgtaatacttcttgctatcagagtagcgcagccggaaccgtgatttctgatagtgagggtgttacagcgTGCGCAGCCTGTGCCTCAAAGAGGGGGCCCTGGAAGGATATGTGTTAGCTTCGGATAAGGGAACCACAGATAAGGGAGAAGATGATCAGAGGACTGGCAATGGACGTAGGGAATGGCAGAACAACCCGATTTTGGGAAGATGTCTGGCTACCTGGTGGGGTCTTGAAGGAGATGTTCCCAAGACTGTTCTCGATCTCAAACCTTAAAGGATCGGTTATTGGGGACTGTGGGTTTTGAGATGGATTAGAGTGGATATGGAGCTTCCAGTGGAGGAGACAGCTATTTCAATGGGAGCTAGAGCTTTTGAACCAACTCCATGAGATCTTACTGACAGTAAAGCTAACGACTGAAAGGGAGGATAGGGTCGTCTGGAAATTTGATAGATCTGGCATTGTCTCAACTAAATCCTTTGTACAGGTGATGCAAGAAGCAGTCCTCCCGGAGAAAATAACGAGCTATAGCTTTATCAGTGCTGTTTGGCGAGGCTTCGTCCCGCCCAGGCTTAAACTATTCACTTGGTTTGTGTTGATTGAGAGGGTGAATACTAAAGAACGCCTATCCAGACTAGGTGTTATTGGTCAGCGTGATAATTTGTGTGCTTTATGCAATAAGGCTGTTGAGTCCGCTTTTCATCTGTTTGTTGGGTGTGAGATCACTTGGCAAGTGTGGAGCGCGTGGCTGTTCGCCCTTGGAAGGTCATGGCCTATACCAGGTACACTAAAGCAACACTTTTAGAGTTGGACGCATACGGCACAGAGAAAGAGTGAGAGAAAAATGTGGTTGATTGGATTCTTTACTGTCATTTGGGTAGTTTGGCTAGAGAGGAATGATCGAGTATTCAATAATCATGGCTCAGAAGTCGTGGAATTAATCAGCAAAACATTTATGTTTGATGCTccctttggttgttgatggcaatgccgaaaaTGACGAGGGGTTGATACCACTATTAGAGTTGTTAGTCatgtttgaaatttgatttttacttCTGTTCTTGACTCTAGTTGCTCCACTGTGCTGTGTTGAGcgcattttaattaaaaaaaaaatgttacacaTATGGCCTGAATTTAAGTTCTTTTAACTTgtaaagaaataagaaagagtTACTGGTAGGTAATATTTAAATATGACAAATTTAACCCAAATAATGTAAAAACATCAAAAGGAACCCAAAATTAAAACTGAGACATATCATATTCTACTAGAGTTAAGTCCATGTGCCAAATCTTACCACAGCTCCATACTTCAATAGCACTTTGAATACATTGAGTTGCTCAAATATATTATCTCCAAGTTGGAGCAAACTGAAGCAAGTATAGTGACAGTTCCATCATTCAACCACAAATTATGAATCAAATAAATAAACTTTTTTCAAACAAGCTATGAGTCCAATTGTTAGATGCCAAATATCGATCATTTAtatatgactgttttagttatCTTAAAAATAAGGACTCTCCTATTTGGAGTTGTCTTTGCAAGACTTGGGAAATGTTGAAGGATGGATTTGTTTGGTGTATTAGAAATTTGAACCAGAATTTTTAGTTTTCTAACTGGAGGAGAGAAGgacggttatctaatgagatggattatgttcacatttctgatttgaatctccggatacaggatatttgATCGGTTGataggtggcatttggatactctttattctcctttatctcaaaatctgaaaggtaatattctttcttacaatccagatgaacaagcaGGTCCGGAAGTAGGTTGGTATTGGTgtgggtctgctgccaaagtttatgactcacgcaatggttacttgtggttgtaTAAGCAGCTATTTGATCgggaggagcgggagaattggctttggctttggcgtcagcttgttccggaaaagcataaatttttggcttggttgtgtcttaaggaggctcttcctactgcaagttttcgctttagaagagggatgtcgttaTCAGATAGGTGTtcaagatgtctttctagccaggaatcggttttacattgtattcgggattgtccaaaagcttAGCTTGTttggcataggttggatatttcttgtcatcctttggatttgaagaactggttcttgtatcatagcagagagcatccgttcaagttcttttcgggactttggtggatatggagagcaaggaataatgacatctttaattctcatgaaacttggcctccgaaaaaagtgatttgtctggcattaacttcagaaaaggagcttaggaatatttttgaattacaacgtatgtcccttccctctattctaaatggtttttggaatcccccatccattggtacttttaagattaattgtgatgctagttattttggttcgggtgatagtgttggttttgcttgtttattagagattgtaatgagAGTTGGCAAAAGGGGTGTTTGgaaatgattgagagtaatagtattcttcaaggagaattgtttgccATTTGGAGATGATATCTCTTAGCTTgagatgtgggtcaacgagatgttatttgtgagacagaTTGTGTGGAaacatttaatcttgttactcaagatggttttgggtttattgatccattggtactcaaaataagagatatcatgcattggaattggcgtgttgactttcgtttgattatgagagatacAAACACGGTGGTAGATACTATGGTAAAGATgacgatgaagttacaactttcacaTGTGGAacttctttcaccttgggaggagtttaagagtagtcttaatattctcatttttttcattcaaaaaatttgaaatgaaaaatataataataaaaaatatatttatgaaaaattaataaaaataataaaaaattaaaaataaattgtgtcTCTTGTTGGTTTTTATTCTGTCAGAGTGaacacaaaatatattaattcagtATCTCTCGACACAATATCTTTATTCATGTCTCATCTGTCAAATATAATTTTGTATCGCTATATTTCAGTATTCCAATTTCCATCCCTATAAACAGATACAATCTTAAAAATTGTGCAATGTATTTAACAAAGAATCCATACTTTTTGTGTACAAAATGCCTTTGTTTTATGTTCTTAATTTATATTGGCTAAAAATGATAATACAAACTCATTTATCGGAAAAATATAAATTCCTCTTTTTTATAGAGCTTCTCTCTTTCTTACGAAGCTTCCTtcgctttctttcttcttctatcaACTCCAGCATTTCCAAATGAATAAATAGCACGGTATTTGTATTTGAATGTCACATTATTCAATGAGAGAATCCAAAACTGATCACTAGAGTTTGCCATATCATTTGATCAATTTTTCATGGTCCAAGTTGAGACATGCATGCCTTAAGAGGAAGCTAAGATAGAGTTATGCCAATTGCGAAGTAGTGAAATACATTTATGTATCCTAAATTCCTAATAAGTGTAATTAAAAATACTATATCCTTCCATTTTCCATCATTAATTCAAATTAGATTTAGAAGTGACTTATGTCAGCTCATAAACCAATTCAAACTCGACTCGTTAATAATTTATTAAGCTAAATTTGTGAGTTGGTGAGTCGAATTTGAACCTCaaattaaactaataaattaaatGAGACGAACTTGAGTTTAGATAagcttaattatatatataatattaaaagtatagATTAAATGAATATATGATATGTGTATTANNNNNNNNNNNNNNcatttttatattattaatttttatatcttattttcaGTATCATTAAACCATACCACTGAAGATTTGATTATTTTCCGTGGATTTTATACATTACTAAAGGCTAAAAGGTTTAATTTGTTATTGGTCCAAAGAGGGGGAAGAAAAAACTGACTCAACCACTGAATCAAACAGTATAGGTAGTGAAAACGACGCAGCTCTCCATCATAACCAGAACATAAACGGTATCTTAAACGTTATTGTTACAAAAACGGTATTTTgaagttttaattttgtttaatatgacttttgttttgtttatattatttttttaaaaaaaaataaattctaaaaaacccATAAAAAACAGTGAAATGAGATTTATAAATAATACTTTTTTTGGTAGAGGGTATATATgctcattttttattttctttaaaaaaaatgttattatttATACAGTGCTTTtatgaaaaatataatttaagCGTTAATTCTAACCAATAATTTGTATGAATTCCAAGAGCTATTTCAAAAGTCTAATGATTAATCATGTTTTAATTAGTATAATCACTACACTAAGCTGTCATTTGCAAAAATTTACACTACACCAAAATGTCCAAAGAGTGTAACAGATCGGTAATTAGCTCAAATAAATCATTCTCAAATAGAACAATGATCAAAACCTTCATGATAATTTGAAGGTAGGTCATAATCATGTCTTCACTATTCCATTGCATGATCTATGTCTGAGGGACTTCAGTATGACATTTATGGAGGGCTTCTTCAGGTAACAAAACCCTGAAAACAGCATAATGATGATTTAAACTCTTCTCTCCTTGTAATCTGTGAACACTTCCCAGGGCGCCGGCGTTCCGGTTGGGGAAAGCATAGAATATCCTCCTGATTCTTTGATGGACTAGGGCCATAGCACACCTGACATTACAGTGGCAGCGAATGTGTCAGAAAAACGAACCATAACACGTGTTTCAACCAACAGAAACTGAAACTCGCCAAAAGGTGAATCCTAGAGTTTCTCTCATTTCTATGATGCAAAGGGTATTCAAGATAAAAGGGAGAATATACTATAGTGCTAGCCTCTATGAATTTCTAGAAATTCATTAACAATGTATTCAATCAATGGTGGAAATCTATATTTGACAAATTACATGCCTGAGCAAATAAGAAGAACTACAACTTCAAACAATCTCAAGAAAGTGACAGAGTGGTTCAAAGGTAGAACATGATCTTGTTTATAAGCTTACATTGTGCATGGTTCCCAAACAAGATAGATGTCATATCCAGTGCACAAGTAAGGTCGTTCTAACAGCTGATTGGAACTCTGACTTCGAGCTTTCAAttgatcatcatcattctcaacctgaAAATTCCATAATGCAATACCTAAATACTTCTTTCAAAAGAACATGCTCAAACGACAAAAAAAAAtgatcaagctaatgacattgcATATGTAATGCatattttcatattatcaatGTTGAGGTTGGTATGAGATGCCTCGCTATGATCTAGATTATAGACAAATGACAAATTTATATAAGTTTCAAGTAAATGCATGGTTCTGCCTCCATGGCAATCTGTGTCTGTGCTATATCACCTATCCAAACGAATTGCAAACTTGATATGATACATAATCCACAAATTCCACAGTTCATTAAGGTCATAAGGCAAGTgtgatgaaaataaaaaattttacggCTCAAGTAAAAGATGTTCTTATTGTTTTGGATATTTCAAATAGTTAACACTTCATAAAGATTGGCAGCTATATCTGGTTTTTAAATAGATATAGTACCAGACATAGATATAGGTGTACTTACAGCAGTGCAAACAGTTTTCTGTCTCTTTGCGGGAGAGCTAGTAGAAGAAGGATTCTCGTGATCCAGTTCCAAAGGTTTTTCTCCATTATTTTCCTCGCTGGGGAAAAGATATCTATCCCTTGCAGCCGATGATTCTACAGCCACCATGGCAGCATGCCGCAAAGGGTGGCAATAATATGAACTCTGTGAATGCAATTGCTGCTTAGCCCATTGCCAAGGATATAAACATGCAACACCTGTATATGGTTGTTTGAGTTGCTTGTTTGATTCATTAACTTGAAATGACTCATGTgttgcaaagttattggaaataACATCAGAACTAGAGAATTCTGACTTTCTATTGCAACTGGAGTCGATGCTACTGTTTTCTTTGTTAGGGCTCCAAGCAAAAACCTGATCGCGTGCCCTTGAAATTATTTGCTTAGCTGAAGGATCCACTATGACTGCAGCATTGACTACCTAAACAGATTGAATTTCGGGTAAGTATTAACAGAAAAGCTAGACATTACTAAGAATAGCTCAACCAATTATGTGGTAAAAATTATCAGAGAAAAGAAACTGAAGTTAAGCCAGTACAGCCAGGTGCAAGTAAATTATTTCTTGAGTACAAATATATGAACAGCGGAAAAAAAATGCATATTTACCACACCATCAGAAGTTGCCAACTCCATAGCTGATTGCATAAACTTAAAAATGCATTCTGAGTTTTCGTCGCTAAACCCAGTAATACCATCAATGTTACTGCAATTCAAAATGCCAAGCAAACACAAAGAAGAAATCAGTTTATTCTCATATAAGAAAGGATTTTACACTGTGATAAATGAAGAACTGTAGAATAAGAATATAAAGCCTACTAAGTCCTTGGATGATATGAGGTTGGCCAAATTTTACATTGCTCTTGCCACTCTTCTTTTGATGTTGCAGCATATTTGCAGACCTAATAACAATTAAATCCAAGTTTATTGTACAAACTAACTGATGTAAAATGAACAAAAATGAAGAATCCAGGGGATTCTAACCAAAACTCTCAACAATAtcttcaattaatcaaaacatcTCTTCATTAATAGTGTATCTGAAAAAATATGGGATAGCCACAAAATAAAGTAGGTCCTGGAGCTTGCAGTTATCAAACACGACAAAACCAAAACTTCATTCATATAATTGATTTCAAATGTTGAGGATTTTCCCTTTCTTTTACATTTCGTGATTTAGTTAGCAAGTTATAGAATACTAAAAAAGGGAGAACAAAATGCTACTACCTGAATATAAAactcagattaaaaaaaaaaaaaaccatcatAAACACTTTGAAATTGATATCATCATACAAATAACCAAAGATCAAAACATAATATGAGCAAGCATTAACtaggaaaagagaaaaaataaaagaacaccCACTTTTGTGATAAAAGGACTCAACTGAAAGGAACTAATCAATTCCTGGAGAGCAGGCGGCACACTATCCAATTGATTGTCACCTTCAGATGCTGCACACAAGATCACTGATAACTGTACTTGTCCTGTCAAATATTCTAAGTGTCACCACAAGCCACTCACTTCACACAATAACGAAGAATAAAGCAATTATAAAACATGAAATACCACCATACCTCTTTCTAGTACTTTCTTCTGAATTCGTTTGACATGCCGGAGATTTTCTAACGGTGCTATTTGATTCAGACGCCTAACAATGAAATTCAAACATCTCCCAACAGGTTAGTTTACAAAGCACACAACTCcacatgcataaaaaaaaatccacACTTTTATTGATAGAagcaacaaaattcaaaatttaagctTCCAAACAAGCAAACCAAAACCAAAATGCTAGTATGCTTTAAGAGGTGCTAACCTAACAATGTGGTTTGCATTCTGTGGGTCAATAGCTGAAGCAAAAACAAACTCTGcacaggaaaaaaaaaaacacacaccaaaatcaAAGCACCAAACTTTGAGCTTCAAAAAGAGAGGGAACCAAAAAATCAAATAGGGTTTCGATAAACTTCACCAGTGGGTTGGTTATGAAGGTCATGCGGTTCCTTCTCTGGAATATGCACAATCTCGCACGTGCCAAATTGCTTGTTCATCATCCTCTTCTCTCCTATTGCCACGTGTCTACTCGTTTCCGGTAACCCCTGATGCCAGAGAATTCTCCGGTTCGAGGAGTCAGAGAGTGGCCGTGGCGCGACTCTGCTTGTGGCTACGGCTACAACCACTTTCCTTTCATGGGCTTTCACTTTTTTGGTTGAAGCCCAGTTGATTTTTGACGAGGCCCATTAATATTGAGTGGGTATCACGTGCGTATCATGTGCAATGCTTGTGGCGTTCAGTGGTGGAGTGTGGAGAAGCAAAAGGGATAACAGAGGTTGGAAGCAAAGAAcgccttcttctttcttcttcctctaatcCTCTTCTTCCCCAAAATTCAGAAATTGCAAAACGACGCCGCATTCTTGCGTCAAACGTTGCCTTTTTCTTCGTTTCTTTTTTTGTTCAAACTTGATGTGGTAACATAAATTTTTTAGTGCGAAATTTAATGGTTGATGCATATGTAACGCGATGGGAGCTCAGAAGAGCATCCATGCTGGCAAAGGTTGGAACTTCCAAAGATTATTCATCTGCCCTAAATTGGAAAGTTTACTCTTTTAACTGATTAGTGTTTCTTTTTGTTCTGCATTTGAATGGTTTTTGCAGCAAAGATTGACGTTCATGTTGATTTTTCTCACAAGCTTTGCGCTTCTTTGATGCTCCCTACCCTTAGGTTTGTTTTCTGatcaaattattaattttgtataCAATTTATGAAAGCGGTTTTATTTGAAAACCTTTTTTTTCTTTACCTGATAGGAGTTCTGACAGTCCTCTTTCGTTGGTTATTGGGAGGTAAGAATTTCATTCAGTATGCTTTCTGTGTTATAAAGATGATAACTTTTGAGTTATGCATCGGATTTAGTATATGGCTATCCCTTATTTGTTTAATGAGTGGTtcaatttatttatctgttttgttaacttttttttttttatgatttagtCTCTGCATCAAGCACCCAAACTTATTTGGTGGGAGTGAGAAGCTTGATGTTTCGTGGGACAAGGGTTTATATGATTCAAATATCTTAGTTGCCTATAGAAGGCCACGACCAAAATGGCTTGCTCAACAATCTTTTGTGTTACAGGTTGGTCTTTCTTTggttaactttaattttatttatggtATGAGAAAGGATGCAAGGCCATGCTGTAAAATGAGCTTAGTTTCTAAAATGGAACTTTTAAGTTAGTTAATATGTGAAATCTACTGAATTAGATGAAAATTGTTATAGCATATTCTAAATTTTATTTGTTGTCGCCCTTTGCATCTTCAGCATTCTCTTTCACCTGAGATTGGTATCCATGGTATACCTATAAACAATTTCTCCCGCTCTGGAAGTGGAGGTGTAAATTTGTCTAGATTATCGGTTGGGCTGGACTTGAAGGAACCTGCAAGTACGAAATGGAGCAGTTCAACCAGTATAAAGTTTGAGGTTCAGCTAGGTTTTTTGTGAATCTTTCATTCATGTTATTAAAGCTCAGTAGCATGAGTTTCCTTAGGTTGCATTACTCTTTGATTTTGGTAATAGACAATGTTGAATTGGAAACTAATTATGATAAACCATCTTGTAGCATGTCCGTCCATTGAACGATGATGGTCACTCGATAAGTAGAGATCATGATGGGTTGCCTTTGACTTGCAGGTAATAATGGATTCTACATTCTAGTAGCTAGTATTTCATTTCTCCTGTTGTTGGACTGATTTTGACCTTATGATATACATTGCTTGCAGTGGTACTACACATGACAGTATGGTAGTGTTAAAGCAAGAGTCTCGATATACGAAGGCAAATGATCGTAGCTTTTTCCATGTAATACAATCAATTCTTATCTGCAGTTTGCTTACTATCTATATACGATTGATTACAAAGATATTGTTGTGTATTTGTTGGCTGACCAGATGCTTGTCTGTTTCAGTTTAATCTTCAAATAGAGCAAGGCATTCCAGTTCTTTCCAAGTGGCTAATCTTTAATCGTTTTAAATTTGTTGCTTCTAAAGGAATCAAACTTGGACCAGCATTTTTGTTAACAAGGTTGGTAATTATGACATTTTAATAGTATATTTACTATTTCATGTCTTTCCTACATTATGAGTCCTAATTTCAACAAGAATTCTGGATATCCTGTTTACCGTTTCTTCTGACAGACTTACAGGTGGTTCAATTGTTGGTGACATGGCTCCTTACCAAGCATTTTCCATTGGAGGGATTGGGAGTGTGCGAGGGTATGGTGAAGGAGCAGTAGGGTCTGGGAGATCTTGTCTGGTGGCTAATAGTGAACTAACACTCCCTTTGGTAAGCAATAGCCTTATAAGCAACTCTTATACTCTTATAAGCTATTTATTGTTAAATTGAAGTGCCTAGAACTAAACCCCCTGAGGTCATCTTTACTGTAGAACAAGATGTTAGAAGGTGCCATTTTTATGGACTGTGGAACAGACTTGCGCTCTGGTCATCTTGTACCGGGTGAGTTGTCATTCTGCTGAGAATAGGTCTATTTGTCCGCTTGTtgatataatacataataaagcGACATTTGATTTAggaggaggaaaaagaaaaagattggcTTGAAGAGGTTCATGTAATAACAACTGCAAGCTATAAAAAAAGCAAGTCATCCATAATTTGACATGTGAACTCAAAGTCATACATTTTTATGTGGCAGGAGAATTATTCCAGGACACTCCTTTGGCGTGTGTTGTCGAGAGGTTTCCATTTTGGATTTAGTTTGTCGTTTTTGGTTTCTTTGTGATGATGCCTTACTGGATTTTGAACTTGCTCTCATGGCATTGATCTCTTGGAAATTCAGGAAATCCAGCAATGAGACAGGGTAAACCAGGATCTGGTGTTGGTGTGGGATATGGACTTCGATTTAAGTCACAGTTCGGCCACTTTCAAGTCGATTATGCCATAAATGCATTTCAGCAGAGAACTCTCTATTTTGGCCTCAGCAACCTTGCTTCATGAGATCCATACATTCTTTTTTTTCCACTGGTCATTTCTCATTTCTCATCATTTCCTATGGAAGATGGATTGTTGAAGACACAGAAGCTGCAATATTTTGTTGTCGATTCTCGGCATCATCGGTTTTATGAACTCCAATAATATTCCTTCTGGTTCTAAATAACTGTCGGCTCGGACGAAATTGGCGCAATAGAAACTCAATGAACACAGTATATCCAGATTTCATTTATTAACTAATTTGCCACTTTGTCCAAGTTGATAGTTATTTGGAACCTGAAGGAGTATATTTCTAGCTTAGAAGtatatttttcattctttttcacACAATTCATGATAGTTGAAATTCTGATGGCAtgttttttaatttggttttggatAAATGAGTACATATTATTTACTGTAAATTGCTCTCAAGCTAATGGTAGATAGAATTATATTCTTATACATGAATCTCAGCACATAAGCAGACAATTAACCCTCAGATCTTGTAGATATTTTGTAATTTAGTTACAATTTTAGTTAATTAAGGTGGCAACAAAAAAAAGAGTTTGTAGTAGTTTTATAGTCTTTCGTAATTCATATAATCATATGGCTATAACCAACATCTGAAATGACACAAAAAAACGATTAGTAGTGACATTGTTACATAACCATTTTATCAACCAACAAAAATTCAGTGACTTActtcttctatttatattttttggGCCCTTTAATACATTAGGATTTTATTGGGCCTATAAAATCTTTAATAGACCAAGACATCTGGCCCATTAAGAAAGGTATCTCACCTAGCTGAAGTTTAACAGAAGTTACTGTCATGAccaaaacaaaaatacaaaagttACTGCAAAATAATAGAAATTAGGGTATTAACTGAAATTAAATATTTGTTTAAGCAGGATCGTATCTGCAGAGTTAATATTTTTATCTTGTAATAATTAGATCTTTGATAATAAAATTCAGCTCTcccattaaaagaaaaaaaaaatgtgccTCATCAATTCAAAGAG
The DNA window shown above is from Arachis ipaensis cultivar K30076 chromosome B08, Araip1.1, whole genome shotgun sequence and carries:
- the LOC107613104 gene encoding outer envelope protein 80, chloroplastic isoform X1 encodes the protein MGAQKSIHAGKAKIDVHVDFSHKLCASLMLPTLRSSDSPLSLVIGSLCIKHPNLFGGSEKLDVSWDKGLYDSNILVAYRRPRPKWLAQQSFVLQHSLSPEIGIHGIPINNFSRSGSGGVNLSRLSVGLDLKEPASTKWSSSTSIKFEHVRPLNDDGHSISRDHDGLPLTCSGTTHDSMVVLKQESRYTKANDRSFFHFNLQIEQGIPVLSKWLIFNRFKFVASKGIKLGPAFLLTRLTGGSIVGDMAPYQAFSIGGIGSVRGYGEGAVGSGRSCLVANSELTLPLNKMLEGAIFMDCGTDLRSGHLVPGNPAMRQGKPGSGVGVGYGLRFKSQFGHFQVDYAINAFQQRTLYFGLSNLAS
- the LOC107613103 gene encoding probable inactive tRNA-specific adenosine deaminase-like protein 3 isoform X2, which codes for MMNKQFGTCEIVHIPEKEPHDLHNQPTEFVFASAIDPQNANHIVRRLNQIAPLENLRHVKRIQKKVLERGQVQLSVILCAASEGDNQLDSVPPALQELISSFQLSPFITKVCKYAATSKEEWQEQCKIWPTSYHPRTYNIDGITGFSDENSECIFKFMQSAMELATSDGVVVNAAVIVDPSAKQIISRARDQVFAWSPNKENSSIDSSCNRKSEFSSSDVISNNFATHESFQVNESNKQLKQPYTGVACLYPWQWAKQQLHSQSSYYCHPLRHAAMVAVESSAARDRYLFPSEENNGEKPLELDHENPSSTSSPAKRQKTVCTAVENDDDQLKARSQSSNQLLERPYLCTGYDIYLVWEPCTMCAMALVHQRIRRIFYAFPNRNAGALGSVHRLQGEKSLNHHYAVFRVLLPEEALHKCHTEVPQT
- the LOC107613104 gene encoding outer envelope protein 80, chloroplastic isoform X3, producing the protein MGAQKSIHAGKAKIDVHVDFSHKLCASLMLPTLRSSDSPLSLVIGSLCIKHPNLFGGSEKLDVSWDKGLYDSNILVAYRRPRPKWLAQQSFVLQHSLSPEIGIHGIPINNFSRSGSGGVNLSRLSVGLDLKEPASTKWSSSTSIKFEHVRPLNDDGHSISRDHDGLPLTCSGTTHDSMVVLKQESRYTKANDRSFFHFNLQIEQGIPVLSKWLIFNRFKFVASKGIKLGPAFLLTRLTGGSIVGDMAPYQAFSIGGIGSVRGYGEGAVGSGRSCLVANSELTLPLCLELNPLRSSLL
- the LOC107613103 gene encoding uncharacterized protein LOC107613103 isoform X1, which encodes MMNKQFGTCEIVHIPEKEPHDLHNQPTEFVFASAIDPQNANHIVRRLNQIAPLENLRHVKRIQKKVLERGQVQLSVILCAASEGDNQLDSVPPALQELISSFQSANMLQHQKKSGKSNVKFGQPHIIQGLITLMVLLGLATKTQNAFLSLCNQLWSWQLLMVVNAAVIVDPSAKQIISRARDQVFAWSPNKENSSIDSSCNRKSEFSSSDVISNNFATHESFQVNESNKQLKQPYTGVACLYPWQWAKQQLHSQSSYYCHPLRHAAMVAVESSAARDRYLFPSEENNGEKPLELDHENPSSTSSPAKRQKTVCTAVENDDDQLKARSQSSNQLLERPYLCTGYDIYLVWEPCTMCAMALVHQRIRRIFYAFPNRNAGALGSVHRLQGEKSLNHHYAVFRVLLPEEALHKCHTEVPQT
- the LOC107613104 gene encoding outer envelope protein 80, chloroplastic isoform X2 gives rise to the protein MGAQKSIHAGKAKIDVHVDFSHKLCASLMLPTLSLCIKHPNLFGGSEKLDVSWDKGLYDSNILVAYRRPRPKWLAQQSFVLQHSLSPEIGIHGIPINNFSRSGSGGVNLSRLSVGLDLKEPASTKWSSSTSIKFEHVRPLNDDGHSISRDHDGLPLTCSGTTHDSMVVLKQESRYTKANDRSFFHFNLQIEQGIPVLSKWLIFNRFKFVASKGIKLGPAFLLTRLTGGSIVGDMAPYQAFSIGGIGSVRGYGEGAVGSGRSCLVANSELTLPLNKMLEGAIFMDCGTDLRSGHLVPGNPAMRQGKPGSGVGVGYGLRFKSQFGHFQVDYAINAFQQRTLYFGLSNLAS